A DNA window from Maribellus comscasis contains the following coding sequences:
- a CDS encoding glycosyltransferase family 4 protein — MNIIQIIPGSGGSFYCGNCLRDSKYFNALRAEGHKVTKIPMYLPLFADEHDISEVPIFYGAISLYLKQVYPIFRKAPAWLDKLLNSKPMMKMAASMAGSTRAKGLEDMTVSMLLGEEGQQKEELDHMVTWIAEHCQPDIIHISNALLLGLARRLKEKIGVPVLCTLQDEDVWIDPMQPKFQKKIWDLMHERAEDVDMLVSVSDFFAGVMKERMNLSDEKITTIHLGVDIEDYEYISTKEKERNVGYISRMCHKDGFDIVVDAFIELKKKPGFEDVKLIATGGSTGDDTKFNKEQKHKLKENNLLNSFEILPDFEGKEVNDFFKRVSLVSVPVRIGEAFGMYMIESMASGVPVVQPALGAFPEIVELSGGGVNYMPNTPQKLSETWAELLSNPEKLEELSKNAYEGVTKKFNIHNHAKEIITLYESLRHPERSRSMNNK; from the coding sequence ATGAACATCATACAAATCATTCCGGGTTCCGGAGGCAGTTTTTATTGTGGAAACTGTCTTCGCGACAGCAAATATTTTAATGCTTTGCGCGCTGAAGGCCATAAAGTGACGAAAATTCCCATGTATCTGCCACTGTTTGCTGATGAACATGATATTTCGGAAGTGCCCATTTTTTACGGCGCCATCAGTTTGTATCTGAAACAAGTGTATCCGATTTTTCGGAAAGCGCCGGCGTGGTTGGACAAATTGTTAAACTCAAAACCGATGATGAAAATGGCAGCTTCCATGGCAGGTTCTACGCGAGCTAAAGGATTGGAAGACATGACTGTTTCCATGCTTTTGGGCGAAGAAGGGCAGCAAAAAGAAGAACTCGACCACATGGTAACCTGGATTGCCGAACATTGTCAGCCCGATATTATTCACATATCGAATGCACTGCTTCTAGGACTTGCTCGTCGTTTGAAAGAAAAAATTGGCGTTCCGGTGCTTTGTACCTTGCAGGATGAGGATGTTTGGATTGACCCCATGCAACCTAAATTTCAGAAGAAAATCTGGGACTTGATGCACGAGCGGGCGGAGGATGTGGATATGCTGGTTTCTGTGAGCGACTTTTTTGCCGGCGTTATGAAAGAGCGGATGAATCTTTCGGATGAGAAAATTACTACGATTCATTTGGGCGTTGATATTGAAGATTACGAGTATATTTCGACAAAGGAAAAAGAAAGGAATGTCGGTTATATTTCGCGGATGTGCCACAAAGACGGTTTTGATATTGTGGTTGATGCGTTTATTGAATTGAAAAAGAAACCCGGCTTTGAAGATGTGAAATTGATTGCCACAGGCGGTTCTACAGGCGATGATACAAAATTTAATAAAGAACAAAAACATAAACTAAAGGAAAACAACTTACTGAATTCATTTGAAATTTTACCCGATTTTGAAGGAAAAGAAGTGAATGATTTTTTCAAAAGGGTTTCGTTGGTTTCGGTGCCTGTGCGAATTGGAGAAGCCTTTGGAATGTACATGATTGAATCCATGGCTTCCGGTGTTCCGGTTGTGCAACCTGCATTGGGTGCATTTCCTGAAATTGTTGAACTCTCTGGCGGAGGTGTTAATTACATGCCAAATACACCGCAAAAGCTGAGTGAAACCTGGGCTGAGTTGTTATCGAATCCGGAAAAACTGGAAGAATTGAGCAAAAATGCTTATGAAGGAGTAACTAAAAAGTTCAATATTCATAATCACGCCAAAGAAATTATAACTTTATACGAAAGTCTTCGTCACCCTGAACGGAGTCGAAGCATGAATAACAAATAA
- a CDS encoding PQQ-binding-like beta-propeller repeat protein — protein MKKLLLITVSICLAFQTFAQSGNSWPIFRGNQHLTGVSETTIPDSPKLLWTFQTGDNIKSAPVVEDGKVVVGSTDGFVYCLGMNGKLLWKFETNNTIEAPALIHEGVVYIGNLDGMLYALDLKSGNKLWEYECENQIIGSPNWWSDGKTTFVFVGSYDFYLHCVDGKTGDVKWKYESDNYINGAAASANGKAMFGGCDGFLHVVDVATGKLDEKIDVATYVAGSVAVENDKAYIGDYDGRFFQVDLKTKKTTWVWEDDKTHLQFIASPALIGDKVLTANYNKFLYCFDKNSGEKMWEYNTGRQVEASPVVVKDKVIIGNMRGDLAIVNLSDGKLVWSYEIGSQIISNPAVASGRIFVGAYDGNVYCFGE, from the coding sequence ATGAAAAAATTATTACTTATAACAGTTTCAATTTGCTTGGCATTTCAAACTTTTGCCCAATCAGGTAATTCTTGGCCCATTTTTCGTGGTAATCAGCATTTAACAGGTGTTTCAGAAACGACAATCCCCGACAGTCCCAAATTATTGTGGACTTTTCAAACCGGAGATAATATTAAATCGGCTCCCGTAGTAGAAGATGGAAAGGTTGTGGTCGGTTCCACCGATGGTTTTGTGTATTGTCTTGGCATGAATGGAAAACTCCTTTGGAAATTTGAAACAAACAATACCATCGAAGCTCCGGCGCTGATTCATGAAGGTGTGGTTTATATTGGAAACCTGGATGGAATGTTGTATGCGCTTGATTTAAAGTCGGGTAATAAATTGTGGGAATATGAATGTGAAAATCAGATAATTGGTTCGCCTAATTGGTGGAGCGACGGGAAAACCACATTCGTTTTTGTTGGAAGCTACGATTTCTATCTGCACTGTGTAGATGGCAAAACCGGAGATGTAAAGTGGAAATATGAATCAGATAACTATATAAACGGTGCAGCGGCCAGTGCCAACGGAAAGGCGATGTTTGGCGGCTGCGATGGTTTTTTACATGTTGTAGATGTCGCTACCGGTAAACTCGACGAAAAAATCGATGTAGCTACATATGTTGCAGGTTCCGTTGCGGTGGAAAACGATAAAGCTTACATAGGCGATTATGATGGCCGTTTTTTTCAGGTGGATTTGAAAACAAAAAAGACAACCTGGGTTTGGGAAGATGATAAAACGCACTTGCAGTTTATTGCTTCTCCCGCGTTGATTGGCGACAAAGTTCTGACTGCCAATTACAACAAGTTTTTGTATTGTTTTGATAAAAATTCAGGCGAAAAAATGTGGGAATACAATACCGGTCGGCAGGTAGAAGCATCGCCGGTAGTTGTAAAAGATAAAGTGATTATTGGCAATATGCGTGGTGATCTGGCAATTGTGAACCTTTCAGACGGGAAATTGGTTTGGAGTTATGAAATCGGCAGCCAGATAATAAGTAATCCTGCCGTTGCTTCAGGGAGGATTTTTGTAGGGGCTTACGATGGAAACGTGTACTGTTTTGGGGAATAA
- a CDS encoding FAD-dependent oxidoreductase, with protein sequence MITVKINNTEIQVEEGTSVMKAAQKMGIDIPNLCWHDELEHFTSCMLCLVKDKKNGKLFPSCSVKATEGLEVVTDDTEIKEARQTALELLLSEHTGDCEAPCQVACPAHMNIPLMNRLIATGKFDESLEVVKQDIALPAVLGRICPAPCEGACHRKTVDEPVSICLLKRFVGDEGDSPKIVPVEKSGKKVVVIGAGPAGLAAAYYLQLKGIQVTLLEKNEKAGGLLRTEIKDEILPKEVLDKEIDVILKTGVEFLGGKEISATAFESLKKEFDAVIIATGTVSENSERFGLKATPKGVVADRNSYQTSEKNVFAIGNVLRSSRLAVRSVGQGKEVAFSVLQYIKGQEPKGELRLFNSRFGKLVATEFAEYLKESVAEKRTFPEEGGNAGFTVEEAIAEAKRCLHCDCRAIDDCKLRTYSDKYQADQKRFKTSERRNITKKMNHGSVVYEPQKCIKCGICVRLTEKYTEKFGFTYIGRGFDVEIGIPFNEELEQGLTATAEKVANACPTGAISMREV encoded by the coding sequence ATGATTACAGTCAAAATAAATAACACGGAAATTCAGGTAGAAGAAGGAACTTCAGTGATGAAAGCTGCACAGAAAATGGGCATTGATATTCCTAATTTGTGCTGGCACGATGAACTGGAGCATTTTACTTCCTGTATGTTGTGTTTGGTAAAAGATAAAAAAAATGGAAAACTTTTCCCTTCATGCTCGGTGAAAGCAACTGAAGGATTGGAAGTTGTTACTGATGATACAGAAATTAAGGAGGCGCGCCAAACAGCGCTCGAGCTTTTGTTAAGCGAGCACACCGGCGACTGCGAAGCACCATGTCAGGTGGCTTGTCCGGCGCACATGAACATTCCTTTAATGAATCGTTTAATTGCTACCGGAAAGTTTGATGAATCCTTGGAAGTAGTTAAGCAAGATATCGCTTTGCCCGCTGTTCTGGGGCGTATCTGCCCTGCTCCGTGCGAAGGAGCTTGTCACCGAAAAACGGTGGATGAACCTGTTTCTATCTGTTTGTTGAAACGATTTGTAGGCGATGAAGGAGATTCTCCTAAAATAGTTCCGGTTGAAAAATCAGGAAAAAAAGTGGTTGTAATCGGAGCTGGACCTGCAGGATTGGCTGCCGCTTACTATCTGCAATTAAAAGGCATTCAGGTTACTTTGTTGGAAAAAAATGAAAAAGCCGGCGGACTCCTTAGAACAGAAATCAAAGACGAAATTTTGCCAAAGGAAGTCCTGGATAAAGAAATTGACGTGATTTTGAAAACCGGAGTTGAATTTTTGGGTGGAAAAGAAATCAGTGCAACAGCGTTTGAATCGTTGAAAAAGGAATTTGATGCCGTAATTATAGCTACCGGAACAGTTTCTGAAAATTCAGAAAGATTTGGATTGAAAGCTACCCCAAAAGGAGTTGTTGCAGACCGGAATTCATACCAAACATCTGAAAAAAATGTATTTGCGATTGGAAATGTATTACGTTCATCGCGACTAGCAGTACGTTCTGTTGGGCAGGGAAAAGAGGTTGCTTTTTCCGTACTTCAATATATTAAGGGACAGGAACCAAAAGGAGAGCTACGTTTGTTTAATTCTCGTTTTGGGAAATTGGTAGCAACCGAGTTTGCTGAATATTTAAAGGAATCTGTTGCTGAGAAAAGAACTTTCCCGGAAGAGGGAGGGAATGCCGGGTTTACAGTGGAAGAAGCTATCGCAGAAGCAAAGCGTTGTCTGCACTGCGATTGTCGCGCCATCGATGATTGTAAATTACGGACATATTCAGATAAATATCAGGCGGATCAAAAACGATTTAAAACCAGTGAGCGGCGTAATATCACAAAAAAAATGAATCATGGTTCGGTTGTTTATGAACCACAGAAATGTATTAAATGTGGTATTTGTGTTCGCCTCACAGAAAAATATACTGAGAAGTTTGGTTTCACATATATCGGTCGTGGTTTTGATGTGGAAATTGGAATCCCTTTCAACGAAGAGTTAGAACAAGGCTTGACAGCAACTGCTGAAAAAGTGGCAAATGCATGTCCAACGGGAGCGATTTCGATGAGGGAGGTTTAA
- a CDS encoding SGNH/GDSL hydrolase family protein gives MKYLILSLILIFPIAGMAISADSLKYVDAATLPLIGKGFEDTQNRYDRLPARLEKITRPPVWNLSKNCSGLAIRFRTNSTVIGAEWEVTNDAFMNHFTMTGIKGLDLYCLENGEWQFVNSARPSAKVSKVVIIQNMPKQEKEYMLYLPLYDGLESIEIGVAENAEILPPEINSPKKGKPVVFYGTSITQGGCASRAGMAYPNILSRMLDREIVNLGFSGNGKLDLEVAEAMAAIDASCFVIDCLPNVTTELMNEKYVRFYETIRKMNQEIPIIMIENILYPYMYFDQNVHKLILEKNETLKQIFKEQKAKGDKNVFYVKADDLIGDSQEATVDGVHLTDLGFMNIARELYPVLKKHIE, from the coding sequence ATGAAATATTTAATACTTTCTTTGATTTTAATTTTCCCGATAGCGGGAATGGCAATTTCTGCAGATAGTTTAAAATATGTTGATGCGGCTACTCTTCCATTGATTGGGAAAGGGTTCGAAGATACTCAAAACCGGTATGACCGTTTGCCGGCACGATTGGAAAAAATAACCCGCCCGCCGGTGTGGAATTTGTCGAAAAACTGTAGCGGTTTAGCAATCCGTTTTCGCACCAATTCAACGGTTATCGGAGCAGAGTGGGAAGTAACCAACGACGCTTTTATGAATCATTTTACAATGACCGGAATCAAAGGGTTGGATTTGTATTGTCTTGAAAACGGCGAATGGCAATTTGTAAACTCTGCACGTCCTTCGGCAAAAGTCTCAAAGGTGGTAATTATTCAAAATATGCCGAAACAAGAAAAGGAGTACATGTTGTATTTGCCATTGTATGATGGTTTGGAAAGTATAGAGATTGGTGTGGCTGAAAATGCAGAGATTTTGCCGCCGGAAATAAATTCCCCCAAAAAAGGAAAACCTGTCGTTTTTTATGGAACAAGTATTACCCAGGGAGGTTGTGCGTCCCGGGCTGGGATGGCTTATCCGAATATTTTGTCGCGAATGTTGGATCGGGAGATTGTTAACCTTGGTTTTAGTGGCAATGGGAAACTTGATCTTGAAGTAGCGGAAGCAATGGCAGCTATTGATGCTTCCTGTTTTGTTATTGATTGTTTGCCGAATGTAACGACTGAATTAATGAATGAAAAATATGTTCGGTTTTATGAGACAATTCGCAAGATGAATCAGGAAATTCCAATAATAATGATTGAAAATATTTTGTATCCGTACATGTATTTTGATCAAAATGTTCATAAACTAATCTTGGAGAAAAATGAAACGTTGAAGCAGATTTTCAAAGAACAAAAGGCAAAGGGCGACAAGAATGTTTTTTACGTAAAAGCTGACGATTTAATTGGGGATAGTCAGGAAGCGACGGTTGACGGTGTTCATTTAACCGATTTAGGTTTTATGAATATTGCCCGGGAACTGTATCCTGTTTTGAAAAAGCATATTGAATAA
- a CDS encoding NAD(P)H-dependent oxidoreductase subunit E — MTNNFQNIDQLIQEKGFTKKSLIPILQAIQKEYNYLPEDVLRYVAEKTSITASDIIGVASFYSQFRLQPVGEHMVKVCVGTACHVKGAVQVYDAFRRELKLPEGVNTEESGKYTLEKVSCLGCCTLAPVVQIDNITYGHVATDQVGQIIADFESNKGNKNPKKARKADGSEIKGEIRIGLGSCCVASGSEEIRGEVESVVNESGLRVNLKHVGCVGMCHQVPLVEVVPNEGEPTLYAKVKPEDVKNIVESHFEAPGFFTKTKNKLLHLVEDIQTDRNWDGIERYEISMREKPVASFLGKQIPIATEYRGMINPLDINEYKKRGGFTALKKVIESMSPDEVIREVKDSGIRGRGGAGFPTGIKWELVKKQKNDTKYLICNGDEGDPGAFMDRMLLESYPYRVIEGILIAAFAAEISHGYLYIRAEYPLAVKRIREALKICKENNLLGENILGTDFGFELMIYEGAGAFVCGEESALMASIEGKRGFPRIRPPFPAESGLWGFPTLVNNTETFAQISYILREGSEKFSSIGVGKSTGTKVFALAGKVARGGLIEVPMGISIKQVIDEIGGGIANGRKFKAVQIGGPSGGCIPAEHADIPINYESLSEMGAMMGSGGLVVLDDTDCMVDIARYFLSFTQEESCGKCTFCRVGTKRMLDILDNITKGKGKQGDIEDLEKLAEWTKKGSLCGLGKTAPNPVLSTLKYFRDEYEAHINGVCPTGKCTELITYSVNDNCIGCTKCVQKCPVDAIPFTPHEKHSIDTELCIKCDSCRAACPVDAIDVK, encoded by the coding sequence ATGACAAATAATTTTCAAAATATTGACCAGTTAATTCAGGAGAAAGGTTTCACAAAAAAGAGCTTGATTCCGATTTTACAGGCTATTCAGAAAGAATATAATTATCTGCCTGAGGATGTATTACGGTATGTGGCCGAGAAAACATCTATTACGGCTTCGGATATTATTGGTGTAGCTAGTTTTTATTCGCAGTTTAGGTTGCAACCGGTTGGTGAACACATGGTTAAAGTTTGTGTGGGAACTGCTTGTCATGTAAAAGGAGCAGTTCAGGTTTACGATGCATTCCGTCGCGAATTAAAGTTGCCGGAGGGTGTAAATACAGAGGAATCAGGAAAATATACGCTGGAGAAAGTAAGTTGTTTGGGATGTTGCACATTGGCACCGGTAGTTCAGATTGATAATATAACATATGGACATGTAGCCACAGACCAGGTGGGGCAGATTATTGCAGATTTTGAAAGCAACAAAGGAAATAAAAATCCGAAAAAAGCAAGAAAAGCTGATGGCTCGGAAATCAAGGGGGAGATCCGGATTGGACTCGGTTCTTGTTGTGTGGCTAGTGGTAGTGAAGAAATTAGGGGGGAAGTGGAAAGCGTTGTAAATGAAAGTGGACTGCGTGTAAACCTCAAACATGTCGGTTGTGTGGGGATGTGCCACCAGGTTCCTCTTGTTGAGGTTGTTCCAAACGAAGGTGAGCCAACCTTGTATGCCAAGGTAAAGCCTGAGGATGTGAAAAACATTGTCGAATCACACTTTGAAGCACCAGGCTTTTTCACCAAAACCAAAAACAAATTGCTGCATTTGGTAGAAGATATTCAAACCGATCGTAACTGGGATGGTATTGAACGCTACGAAATAAGTATGCGCGAAAAACCTGTCGCTTCTTTTCTTGGAAAACAAATTCCAATTGCTACGGAATATCGAGGAATGATTAATCCGCTGGATATTAACGAATATAAAAAGCGCGGAGGTTTTACTGCATTAAAAAAAGTAATTGAATCGATGTCTCCTGATGAAGTAATCCGGGAAGTGAAAGACAGTGGAATTCGTGGGCGCGGAGGAGCTGGTTTTCCTACGGGGATTAAGTGGGAATTGGTAAAAAAACAAAAAAACGATACAAAATATCTGATTTGTAACGGGGATGAAGGTGACCCCGGTGCATTTATGGATCGGATGCTGCTTGAGTCATACCCTTATCGCGTAATTGAAGGGATTTTGATTGCGGCCTTTGCTGCTGAAATCAGTCACGGTTATTTATATATCCGCGCTGAATATCCGCTGGCGGTAAAACGAATTCGTGAGGCATTGAAAATATGCAAAGAGAATAATTTGCTGGGAGAAAATATTCTTGGCACTGATTTCGGTTTTGAGCTAATGATATACGAAGGTGCAGGTGCATTTGTTTGTGGAGAGGAATCCGCTTTAATGGCTTCGATTGAGGGGAAACGCGGCTTTCCGAGAATTCGGCCACCATTCCCGGCTGAAAGTGGGTTGTGGGGATTTCCAACCTTGGTAAACAACACTGAAACTTTTGCACAAATTTCTTATATTTTGCGCGAAGGTTCTGAAAAATTTTCTTCGATTGGAGTTGGGAAAAGTACCGGAACAAAAGTTTTTGCGCTGGCCGGTAAAGTTGCTCGTGGCGGTTTGATAGAGGTTCCTATGGGAATCAGTATTAAACAGGTAATTGACGAAATTGGCGGCGGAATTGCCAACGGCCGAAAGTTTAAGGCGGTGCAAATTGGCGGTCCTTCCGGCGGCTGTATTCCTGCTGAACATGCAGATATTCCAATCAATTATGAATCGTTAAGTGAGATGGGGGCTATGATGGGGTCAGGTGGTTTAGTTGTACTCGACGACACCGATTGTATGGTGGATATTGCCCGTTATTTTTTGTCGTTCACTCAGGAAGAATCTTGTGGAAAATGTACGTTCTGCCGTGTGGGAACAAAACGTATGCTCGATATTCTGGATAATATTACAAAAGGGAAAGGCAAACAAGGAGATATCGAAGACCTGGAGAAATTGGCCGAGTGGACAAAAAAAGGAAGTTTGTGCGGTCTCGGAAAAACAGCGCCAAATCCGGTGTTGAGTACCTTGAAATATTTTAGAGACGAGTATGAGGCGCACATCAATGGAGTTTGTCCAACCGGAAAATGCACTGAGTTGATAACTTATTCGGTAAACGATAATTGTATTGGCTGTACGAAATGTGTGCAAAAATGCCCGGTAGATGCCATTCCGTTTACACCACACGAGAAACACAGCATTGATACCGAGTTGTGTATTAAATGCGATTCTTGCCGTGCTGCTTGCCCGGTTGATGCAATTGACGTCAAATAA
- a CDS encoding PQQ-binding-like beta-propeller repeat protein, whose translation MSKSDPTESKVIEALVERLKQEPNNEELKAEIRNFDLLARKAYFNSQWQVKTGAYLLLFGAIVLALALRYYYSLKSKIEAPDTQHENEIASRILAQKGIIIVGALVLVLGLGASFATVNHLNYYDAENSVAQAVPTPEDEGIEVIEVGENVEEPDTESEPEQALQEPTPERSQPVETSAEKEVDSGANENEEKAVEKTEPKPATAATSNNFFAEIRKNYNSFRGPLAQGISYSKNIPTEWDGTAGTNVVWKSPTPKHGFNSPVIWGDKIFIAGADASSREIYCYSRADGKLLWTAKADNIQGSPSSMPRVTPDTGLSASTLTTDGKRVYAIFATGDVVAFDMNGNRVWAKNLGVPENHYGHSSSLITWANKLFVQFDTNRGGKVIALEAATGNTAWETVRQSKISWASPVLAEVDGKYQLVLTADPIVAGYDVETGKELWSVDCMMGEVGPSVAYSDGIVVAANEYARMVAIDIKTGETLWEDDMYLPEASSPVAYNGLLFIATSYGVIVCYDLKTGEEYWEDDTGSAIYSSPTIADEKMYLMDNDGVMRIYECSKEMKKISENELGETAGTTPAYMDGYIYIRGENNLYCIGK comes from the coding sequence ATGTCAAAAAGCGACCCGACAGAAAGTAAAGTAATTGAAGCTTTGGTGGAACGATTAAAACAGGAACCCAACAACGAAGAATTAAAGGCAGAAATCCGTAATTTCGACCTGTTGGCCAGAAAAGCTTATTTTAATAGTCAGTGGCAGGTAAAAACAGGCGCATATCTTCTATTGTTCGGAGCCATTGTTTTGGCTCTCGCACTGCGGTACTATTATTCTTTGAAATCAAAAATTGAAGCGCCTGATACACAGCATGAGAATGAAATTGCCAGTAGGATTTTGGCGCAAAAAGGAATAATAATAGTTGGCGCGTTAGTGCTTGTTTTGGGGCTGGGAGCTTCGTTTGCTACTGTAAATCATTTAAATTATTACGATGCAGAAAATAGTGTTGCGCAGGCTGTGCCGACCCCGGAAGATGAGGGGATCGAAGTGATTGAAGTTGGTGAAAATGTTGAGGAGCCAGATACCGAAAGTGAACCGGAACAAGCTCTTCAGGAACCGACACCTGAACGTTCGCAACCCGTGGAAACTTCAGCAGAAAAAGAGGTGGATTCCGGAGCCAATGAGAATGAAGAAAAAGCGGTGGAGAAAACAGAACCCAAACCTGCAACAGCGGCAACTTCCAACAATTTCTTCGCCGAAATTCGCAAAAATTACAACTCATTTCGAGGTCCCTTGGCCCAGGGAATAAGTTACAGTAAAAATATACCTACCGAATGGGACGGAACTGCCGGAACAAATGTAGTTTGGAAATCACCCACTCCAAAACATGGATTTAACTCTCCTGTAATTTGGGGAGATAAAATATTTATTGCCGGTGCCGATGCTTCCAGTCGGGAAATATATTGCTATAGTCGGGCCGACGGGAAATTGCTGTGGACAGCAAAGGCCGATAATATTCAGGGGTCTCCGTCCTCAATGCCCCGGGTTACACCAGATACTGGTCTTTCAGCCTCCACTTTAACAACTGATGGAAAACGGGTTTATGCCATTTTTGCTACAGGTGATGTTGTTGCTTTTGATATGAACGGGAACCGTGTTTGGGCAAAAAATCTGGGAGTTCCGGAAAATCACTACGGGCATTCTTCATCATTGATTACCTGGGCAAACAAGCTTTTTGTTCAGTTTGATACCAATCGTGGTGGTAAGGTTATAGCATTAGAAGCCGCAACCGGAAATACAGCCTGGGAAACCGTAAGACAGTCTAAGATTTCGTGGGCCAGCCCTGTTTTGGCAGAAGTTGATGGCAAATACCAGTTGGTTTTAACGGCTGATCCCATTGTTGCGGGGTACGATGTGGAAACAGGAAAGGAACTGTGGTCAGTGGATTGTATGATGGGTGAAGTTGGTCCTTCGGTGGCTTATTCAGATGGAATTGTTGTGGCAGCCAATGAATATGCAAGAATGGTTGCCATTGATATAAAAACGGGAGAAACGCTCTGGGAAGACGATATGTATTTGCCCGAGGCTTCAAGTCCGGTAGCTTATAACGGGCTTTTGTTTATTGCAACAAGTTATGGTGTTATTGTTTGCTATGATTTGAAAACCGGAGAGGAATATTGGGAAGATGATACCGGTTCTGCTATCTATTCGTCGCCGACCATTGCCGATGAGAAAATGTATTTGATGGATAACGACGGAGTAATGCGGATTTATGAGTGTTCAAAGGAAATGAAAAAAATCAGCGAAAATGAACTCGGTGAAACTGCCGGAACAACCCCGGCTTATATGGACGGATATATTTATATCCGCGGAGAAAACAATTTATATTGTATCGGCAAATAA
- a CDS encoding 4Fe-4S binding protein, producing the protein MKKLKYILYTFAFLLLTASVYAQQQRFPKPEFDSGYTQPSTITPEPRALQLEYFDVLILAIFLAVASYLIIKKRSRRGILWLSVLALLYFGFYRNGCICSIGAIQNVTLSFFDATYAISITALLFFVLPLIVTLFYGRTFCAGVCPLGAIQDLVIIKPLSLPKWLNKTLGLIPYVYLSLAVLFAATGTDFIICRYDPFIGIFRMDAKALMIILGVAMLLMGMFIGRPYCRFLCPYGVLLSWMSRFSKRHLTITPSECIQCKLCSKSCPFDAIDYPTNEKEVVKSGLGPKRFITYALIIPLWIAAGVFVGVKSHTFLSKANPDVFLAELLISQPEVKNDPDNIDVQTFLASGKSMETLVEEAGIIQDKFYTGSMIAGGFLGLVIGMTLLNTVVFRKRQDYEPHKGNCYSCGRCMDYCPVEK; encoded by the coding sequence ATGAAAAAACTAAAATACATACTTTACACTTTTGCCTTTTTATTGCTGACTGCCTCGGTGTATGCGCAGCAACAGAGGTTTCCAAAACCGGAGTTTGACTCCGGTTATACACAGCCCAGTACAATAACACCAGAGCCGCGTGCACTTCAACTCGAATATTTTGATGTTTTAATACTGGCAATTTTTCTCGCCGTTGCATCTTATTTGATTATAAAAAAGCGTTCGCGCAGAGGAATTTTGTGGCTTTCTGTTTTAGCCCTGCTTTATTTTGGTTTTTACCGGAACGGTTGTATATGTTCCATTGGTGCTATTCAGAATGTTACCTTGTCTTTTTTCGATGCAACTTATGCAATATCAATAACGGCACTGTTGTTTTTTGTATTGCCTCTTATTGTTACGCTTTTTTACGGAAGAACCTTCTGTGCAGGTGTTTGTCCGCTGGGAGCTATTCAGGATTTAGTGATTATTAAACCTTTAAGTCTACCAAAATGGTTAAATAAAACTTTGGGGTTGATTCCCTATGTTTACTTATCTCTTGCCGTACTTTTTGCAGCAACAGGAACCGATTTTATCATTTGCCGTTACGATCCTTTTATCGGTATATTCCGCATGGACGCGAAGGCTCTGATGATTATACTGGGAGTTGCCATGTTGTTGATGGGAATGTTTATAGGAAGGCCCTACTGTCGTTTTCTCTGTCCCTACGGAGTTCTGCTGAGTTGGATGTCGCGGTTTTCAAAGCGGCATTTAACCATTACACCTTCTGAATGTATTCAGTGTAAACTTTGCTCAAAATCCTGCCCTTTTGATGCAATTGATTATCCTACCAATGAAAAAGAGGTTGTAAAGTCTGGATTAGGCCCCAAAAGGTTTATTACCTATGCGTTAATAATTCCTTTGTGGATTGCGGCAGGTGTTTTTGTTGGTGTAAAATCACACACATTTTTGTCAAAAGCAAATCCCGATGTTTTTCTGGCTGAATTGCTGATTTCGCAACCCGAAGTAAAAAATGATCCGGATAATATTGATGTGCAAACCTTTTTAGCTTCGGGGAAATCAATGGAGACACTTGTTGAAGAAGCGGGAATAATTCAGGATAAGTTCTACACCGGAAGTATGATTGCCGGCGGATTTTTGGGATTGGTAATTGGTATGACTCTATTAAATACGGTTGTTTTTCGAAAAAGACAGGACTACGAACCACACAAAGGAAATTGTTACAGTTGCGGGCGCTGTATGGATTATTGCCCGGTAGAAAAATGA